A genome region from Drosophila simulans strain w501 chromosome 2R, Prin_Dsim_3.1, whole genome shotgun sequence includes the following:
- the LOC6734204 gene encoding glutaminase liver isoform, mitochondrial isoform X16: MLKKLRAPPLMNLVFANRKLSFYDTSSTPKTKEDNAKLSQRRHYSMRPHREQEQRNAEDVLFDMFASEETGLISMGKFLAGLKTTGIRRNDPRVRELMDNLKKVHKLNNYETGSSAETQHLNRETFKAVVAPNIVLIAKAFRQQFVIPDFTSFVKDIEDIYNRCKTNTLGKLADYIPQLARYNPDSWGLSICTIDGQRFSIGDVDVPFTLQSCSKPLTYAIALEKLGPKVVHSYVGQEPSGRNFNELVLDQNKKPHNPMINAGAILTCSLMNALVKPDMTSAEIFDYTMSWFKRLSGGEYIGFNNAVFLSEREAADRNYALGFYMRENKCFPKRTNLKEVMDFYFQCCSMETNCEAMSVIAASLANGGICPTTEEKVFRPEVIRDVLSIMHSCGTYDYSGQFAFKVGLPAKSGVSGGMMLVIPNVMGIFAWSPPLDHLGNTVRGLQFCEELVSMFNFHRYDNLKHLSNKKDPRKHRYETKGLSIVNLLFSAASGDVTALRRHRLSGMDITLADYDGRTALHLAASEGHLECVKFLLEQCHVPHNPKDRWGNLPVDEAENFGHSHVVEFLRSWAEKADQSSEECKPEAVTSKTQADEVSSSSNSSSSPGSSPCASLSTEDLLGQNSRILNDFLKLNSNFTFQEICSTSDLETSPTTSPIPTPVESGSRAGSGRSSPVPSDAGSTASAGSSIDDKTKPGL, from the exons ATGCTA AAAAAACTGCGCGCTCCACCGCTTATGAACTTGGTGTTTGCCAATCGGAAGTTGTCCTTCTACGATACCAGTTCCACGCCCAAGACCAAAGAGGATAATGCCAAGCT CAGTCAGAGACGCCACTATTCGATGCGGCC CCATCgcgagcaggagcagcgaaATGCGGAGGATGTGCTATTCGACATGTTCGCCAGCGAGGAGACGGGCCTCATCTCGATGGGCAAGTTCCTGGCCGGGCTAAAGACCACCGGAATTCGCCGGAACGATCCGCGAGTGCGAGAACTGATGGACAACTTGAAGAAAGTGCACAAGCTGAATAACTACGAGACGGGTTCTTCGGCGGAAACTCAGCATCTCAATCGGGAGACCTTCAAGGC TGTGGTGGCCCCCAATATTGTGCTGATTGCCAAGGCCTTCCGGCAGCAGTTCGTGATCCCCGACTTTACGAGTTTCGTCAAGGACATCGAGGACATTTACAATCGCTGCAAGACCAACACTTTGGGCAAGTTGGCCGACTACATTCCCCAGCTGGCTCGCTATAATCCCGATTCCTGGGGCCTGAGCATCTGCACCATTGATGGTCAGCGCTTCTCCATCGGCGATGTGGATGTGCCCTTCACACTCCAGAGTTGCAGCAAGCCACTGACCTACGCCATTGCCCTGGAGAAACTGGGTCCCAAGGTCGTGCACTCGTATGTGGGCCAGGAGCCGAGTGGCAGGAACTTCAACGAACTTGTCCTGGATCAGAACA AAAAGCCACACAATCCAATGATCAACGCAGGTGCCATTCTGACCTGCTCCCTGATGAACGCCCTGGTCAAGCCGGACATGACCTCCGCTGAGATCTTCGACTACACCATGTCCTGGTTCAAGCGGCTGTCCGGCGGGGAGTATATCGGCTTTAACAACGCCGTATTCCTGTCCGAACGCGAGGCTGCCGATAGGAACTACGCCCTGGGCTTCTACATGCGGGAGAACAAGTGCTTCCCCAAGCGCACCAATCTTAAGGAGGTGATGGACTTCTACTTCCAGTGCTGCTCCATGGAGACCAATTGCGAGGCAATGTCCGTGATCGCAGCCAGTTTGGCCAATGGTGGCATCTGCCCCACCACCGAGGAGAAGGTGTTCCGGCCGGAGGTAATCCGGGATGTGCTCTCGATCATGCACTCATGCGGCACATACGACTACTCCGGACAGTTCGCCTTCAAGGTGGGTCTGCCAGCCAAGTCTGGAGTGAGTGGCGGCATGATGCTGGTCATCCCCAACGTAATGGGCATCTTTGCCTGGTCCCCGCCCTTGGATCACTTGGGTAATACAGTGAGAGGACTACAGTTTTGTGAGGAGCTGGTCTCCATGTTCAATTTCCATCGCTACGACAACCTGAAGCATCTGTCCAACAAGAAGGATCCGCGGAAGCACCGCTACGAGACCAAGGGTCTGTCCATCGTGAATCTGCTCTTTTCAGCTGCCAGCGGCGATGTTACGGCCTTGCGGCGTCATCGTCTCTCCGGAATGGATATCACCCTGGCCGACTACGATGGTCGCACTGCCCTCCATTTGGCTGCCTCCGAGGGACACTTGGAGTGCGTCAAGTTCCTGCTGGAACAGTGTCATGTACCCCACAACCCCAAGGATCGCTGGGGAAATCTGCCCGTGGATGAGGCAGAGAACTTCGGCCACAGCCACGTGGTGGAGTTCCTCCGCTCCTGGGCGGAGAAGGCCGACCAGTCCAGCGAGGAGTGCAAGCCAGAGGCGGTGACCAGCAAGACACAAGCGGATGAGGTCAGTTCAAGttcaaattcaagttcaagtCCAG GTTCAAGTCCATGTGCAAGTTTGTCGACGGAGGACCTTTTGGGGCAAAATTCAAGGATTCTAAATGACTTTCTCAAGCTGAATTCCAATTTCACCTTCCAGGAAATCTGCAGCACAAGCGACCTGGAGACCAGTCCGACAACCAGTCCCATTCCCACTCCCGTGGAATCCGGATCCAGGGCAGGATCAGGACGTTCCAGCCCGGTGCCATCGGATGCGGGCAGCACGGCGAGCGCCGGAAGCAGCATCGATGACAAAACCAAGCCGGGACTATAA
- the LOC6734204 gene encoding glutaminase liver isoform, mitochondrial isoform X12, producing MIAITILKKLRAPPLMNLVFANRKLSFYDTSSTPKTKEDNAKLHREQEQRNAEDVLFDMFASEETGLISMGKFLAGLKTTGIRRNDPRVRELMDNLKKVHKLNNYETGSSAETQHLNRETFKAVVAPNIVLIAKAFRQQFVIPDFTSFVKDIEDIYNRCKTNTLGKLADYIPQLARYNPDSWGLSICTIDGQRFSIGDVDVPFTLQSCSKPLTYAIALEKLGPKVVHSYVGQEPSGRNFNELVLDQNKKPHNPMINAGAILTCSLMNALVKPDMTSAEIFDYTMSWFKRLSGGEYIGFNNAVFLSEREAADRNYALGFYMRENKCFPKRTNLKEVMDFYFQCCSMETNCEAMSVIAASLANGGICPTTEEKVFRPEVIRDVLSIMHSCGTYDYSGQFAFKVGLPAKSGVSGGMMLVIPNVMGIFAWSPPLDHLGNTVRGLQFCEELVSMFNFHRYDNLKHLSNKKDPRKHRYETKGLSIVNLLFSAASGDVTALRRHRLSGMDITLADYDGRTALHLAASEGHLECVKFLLEQCHVPHNPKDRWGNLPVDEAENFGHSHVVEFLRSWAEKADQSSEECKPEAVTSKTQADEVSSSSNSSSSPGSSPGSSPGSSPGSSPCASLSTEDLLGQNSRILNDFLKLNSNFTFQEICSTSDLETSPTTSPIPTPVESGSRAGSGRSSPVPSDAGSTASAGSSIDDKTKPGL from the exons ATGATAGCTATTACCATCCTT AAAAAACTGCGCGCTCCACCGCTTATGAACTTGGTGTTTGCCAATCGGAAGTTGTCCTTCTACGATACCAGTTCCACGCCCAAGACCAAAGAGGATAATGCCAAGCT CCATCgcgagcaggagcagcgaaATGCGGAGGATGTGCTATTCGACATGTTCGCCAGCGAGGAGACGGGCCTCATCTCGATGGGCAAGTTCCTGGCCGGGCTAAAGACCACCGGAATTCGCCGGAACGATCCGCGAGTGCGAGAACTGATGGACAACTTGAAGAAAGTGCACAAGCTGAATAACTACGAGACGGGTTCTTCGGCGGAAACTCAGCATCTCAATCGGGAGACCTTCAAGGC TGTGGTGGCCCCCAATATTGTGCTGATTGCCAAGGCCTTCCGGCAGCAGTTCGTGATCCCCGACTTTACGAGTTTCGTCAAGGACATCGAGGACATTTACAATCGCTGCAAGACCAACACTTTGGGCAAGTTGGCCGACTACATTCCCCAGCTGGCTCGCTATAATCCCGATTCCTGGGGCCTGAGCATCTGCACCATTGATGGTCAGCGCTTCTCCATCGGCGATGTGGATGTGCCCTTCACACTCCAGAGTTGCAGCAAGCCACTGACCTACGCCATTGCCCTGGAGAAACTGGGTCCCAAGGTCGTGCACTCGTATGTGGGCCAGGAGCCGAGTGGCAGGAACTTCAACGAACTTGTCCTGGATCAGAACA AAAAGCCACACAATCCAATGATCAACGCAGGTGCCATTCTGACCTGCTCCCTGATGAACGCCCTGGTCAAGCCGGACATGACCTCCGCTGAGATCTTCGACTACACCATGTCCTGGTTCAAGCGGCTGTCCGGCGGGGAGTATATCGGCTTTAACAACGCCGTATTCCTGTCCGAACGCGAGGCTGCCGATAGGAACTACGCCCTGGGCTTCTACATGCGGGAGAACAAGTGCTTCCCCAAGCGCACCAATCTTAAGGAGGTGATGGACTTCTACTTCCAGTGCTGCTCCATGGAGACCAATTGCGAGGCAATGTCCGTGATCGCAGCCAGTTTGGCCAATGGTGGCATCTGCCCCACCACCGAGGAGAAGGTGTTCCGGCCGGAGGTAATCCGGGATGTGCTCTCGATCATGCACTCATGCGGCACATACGACTACTCCGGACAGTTCGCCTTCAAGGTGGGTCTGCCAGCCAAGTCTGGAGTGAGTGGCGGCATGATGCTGGTCATCCCCAACGTAATGGGCATCTTTGCCTGGTCCCCGCCCTTGGATCACTTGGGTAATACAGTGAGAGGACTACAGTTTTGTGAGGAGCTGGTCTCCATGTTCAATTTCCATCGCTACGACAACCTGAAGCATCTGTCCAACAAGAAGGATCCGCGGAAGCACCGCTACGAGACCAAGGGTCTGTCCATCGTGAATCTGCTCTTTTCAGCTGCCAGCGGCGATGTTACGGCCTTGCGGCGTCATCGTCTCTCCGGAATGGATATCACCCTGGCCGACTACGATGGTCGCACTGCCCTCCATTTGGCTGCCTCCGAGGGACACTTGGAGTGCGTCAAGTTCCTGCTGGAACAGTGTCATGTACCCCACAACCCCAAGGATCGCTGGGGAAATCTGCCCGTGGATGAGGCAGAGAACTTCGGCCACAGCCACGTGGTGGAGTTCCTCCGCTCCTGGGCGGAGAAGGCCGACCAGTCCAGCGAGGAGTGCAAGCCAGAGGCGGTGACCAGCAAGACACAAGCGGATGAGGTCAGTTCAAGttcaaattcaagttcaagtCCAGGTTCAAGTCCAGGTTCAAGTCCAGGTTCAAGTCCAGGTTCAAGTCCATGTGCAAGTTTGTCGACGGAGGACCTTTTGGGGCAAAATTCAAGGATTCTAAATGACTTTCTCAAGCTGAATTCCAATTTCACCTTCCAGGAAATCTGCAGCACAAGCGACCTGGAGACCAGTCCGACAACCAGTCCCATTCCCACTCCCGTGGAATCCGGATCCAGGGCAGGATCAGGACGTTCCAGCCCGGTGCCATCGGATGCGGGCAGCACGGCGAGCGCCGGAAGCAGCATCGATGACAAAACCAAGCCGGGACTATAA
- the LOC6734204 gene encoding glutaminase liver isoform, mitochondrial isoform X14: MIAITILKKLRAPPLMNLVFANRKLSFYDTSSTPKTKEDNAKLQRRHYSMRPHREQEQRNAEDVLFDMFASEETGLISMGKFLAGLKTTGIRRNDPRVRELMDNLKKVHKLNNYETGSSAETQHLNRETFKAVVAPNIVLIAKAFRQQFVIPDFTSFVKDIEDIYNRCKTNTLGKLADYIPQLARYNPDSWGLSICTIDGQRFSIGDVDVPFTLQSCSKPLTYAIALEKLGPKVVHSYVGQEPSGRNFNELVLDQNKKPHNPMINAGAILTCSLMNALVKPDMTSAEIFDYTMSWFKRLSGGEYIGFNNAVFLSEREAADRNYALGFYMRENKCFPKRTNLKEVMDFYFQCCSMETNCEAMSVIAASLANGGICPTTEEKVFRPEVIRDVLSIMHSCGTYDYSGQFAFKVGLPAKSGVSGGMMLVIPNVMGIFAWSPPLDHLGNTVRGLQFCEELVSMFNFHRYDNLKHLSNKKDPRKHRYETKGLSIVNLLFSAASGDVTALRRHRLSGMDITLADYDGRTALHLAASEGHLECVKFLLEQCHVPHNPKDRWGNLPVDEAENFGHSHVVEFLRSWAEKADQSSEECKPEAVTSKTQADEVSSSSNSSSSPGSSPCASLSTEDLLGQNSRILNDFLKLNSNFTFQEICSTSDLETSPTTSPIPTPVESGSRAGSGRSSPVPSDAGSTASAGSSIDDKTKPGL; this comes from the exons ATGATAGCTATTACCATCCTT AAAAAACTGCGCGCTCCACCGCTTATGAACTTGGTGTTTGCCAATCGGAAGTTGTCCTTCTACGATACCAGTTCCACGCCCAAGACCAAAGAGGATAATGCCAAGCT TCAGAGACGCCACTATTCGATGCGGCC CCATCgcgagcaggagcagcgaaATGCGGAGGATGTGCTATTCGACATGTTCGCCAGCGAGGAGACGGGCCTCATCTCGATGGGCAAGTTCCTGGCCGGGCTAAAGACCACCGGAATTCGCCGGAACGATCCGCGAGTGCGAGAACTGATGGACAACTTGAAGAAAGTGCACAAGCTGAATAACTACGAGACGGGTTCTTCGGCGGAAACTCAGCATCTCAATCGGGAGACCTTCAAGGC TGTGGTGGCCCCCAATATTGTGCTGATTGCCAAGGCCTTCCGGCAGCAGTTCGTGATCCCCGACTTTACGAGTTTCGTCAAGGACATCGAGGACATTTACAATCGCTGCAAGACCAACACTTTGGGCAAGTTGGCCGACTACATTCCCCAGCTGGCTCGCTATAATCCCGATTCCTGGGGCCTGAGCATCTGCACCATTGATGGTCAGCGCTTCTCCATCGGCGATGTGGATGTGCCCTTCACACTCCAGAGTTGCAGCAAGCCACTGACCTACGCCATTGCCCTGGAGAAACTGGGTCCCAAGGTCGTGCACTCGTATGTGGGCCAGGAGCCGAGTGGCAGGAACTTCAACGAACTTGTCCTGGATCAGAACA AAAAGCCACACAATCCAATGATCAACGCAGGTGCCATTCTGACCTGCTCCCTGATGAACGCCCTGGTCAAGCCGGACATGACCTCCGCTGAGATCTTCGACTACACCATGTCCTGGTTCAAGCGGCTGTCCGGCGGGGAGTATATCGGCTTTAACAACGCCGTATTCCTGTCCGAACGCGAGGCTGCCGATAGGAACTACGCCCTGGGCTTCTACATGCGGGAGAACAAGTGCTTCCCCAAGCGCACCAATCTTAAGGAGGTGATGGACTTCTACTTCCAGTGCTGCTCCATGGAGACCAATTGCGAGGCAATGTCCGTGATCGCAGCCAGTTTGGCCAATGGTGGCATCTGCCCCACCACCGAGGAGAAGGTGTTCCGGCCGGAGGTAATCCGGGATGTGCTCTCGATCATGCACTCATGCGGCACATACGACTACTCCGGACAGTTCGCCTTCAAGGTGGGTCTGCCAGCCAAGTCTGGAGTGAGTGGCGGCATGATGCTGGTCATCCCCAACGTAATGGGCATCTTTGCCTGGTCCCCGCCCTTGGATCACTTGGGTAATACAGTGAGAGGACTACAGTTTTGTGAGGAGCTGGTCTCCATGTTCAATTTCCATCGCTACGACAACCTGAAGCATCTGTCCAACAAGAAGGATCCGCGGAAGCACCGCTACGAGACCAAGGGTCTGTCCATCGTGAATCTGCTCTTTTCAGCTGCCAGCGGCGATGTTACGGCCTTGCGGCGTCATCGTCTCTCCGGAATGGATATCACCCTGGCCGACTACGATGGTCGCACTGCCCTCCATTTGGCTGCCTCCGAGGGACACTTGGAGTGCGTCAAGTTCCTGCTGGAACAGTGTCATGTACCCCACAACCCCAAGGATCGCTGGGGAAATCTGCCCGTGGATGAGGCAGAGAACTTCGGCCACAGCCACGTGGTGGAGTTCCTCCGCTCCTGGGCGGAGAAGGCCGACCAGTCCAGCGAGGAGTGCAAGCCAGAGGCGGTGACCAGCAAGACACAAGCGGATGAGGTCAGTTCAAGttcaaattcaagttcaagtCCAG GTTCAAGTCCATGTGCAAGTTTGTCGACGGAGGACCTTTTGGGGCAAAATTCAAGGATTCTAAATGACTTTCTCAAGCTGAATTCCAATTTCACCTTCCAGGAAATCTGCAGCACAAGCGACCTGGAGACCAGTCCGACAACCAGTCCCATTCCCACTCCCGTGGAATCCGGATCCAGGGCAGGATCAGGACGTTCCAGCCCGGTGCCATCGGATGCGGGCAGCACGGCGAGCGCCGGAAGCAGCATCGATGACAAAACCAAGCCGGGACTATAA
- the LOC6734204 gene encoding glutaminase liver isoform, mitochondrial isoform X13, translating into MIAITILKKLRAPPLMNLVFANRKLSFYDTSSTPKTKEDNAKLSQRRHYSMRPHREQEQRNAEDVLFDMFASEETGLISMGKFLAGLKTTGIRRNDPRVRELMDNLKKVHKLNNYETGSSAETQHLNRETFKAVVAPNIVLIAKAFRQQFVIPDFTSFVKDIEDIYNRCKTNTLGKLADYIPQLARYNPDSWGLSICTIDGQRFSIGDVDVPFTLQSCSKPLTYAIALEKLGPKVVHSYVGQEPSGRNFNELVLDQNKKPHNPMINAGAILTCSLMNALVKPDMTSAEIFDYTMSWFKRLSGGEYIGFNNAVFLSEREAADRNYALGFYMRENKCFPKRTNLKEVMDFYFQCCSMETNCEAMSVIAASLANGGICPTTEEKVFRPEVIRDVLSIMHSCGTYDYSGQFAFKVGLPAKSGVSGGMMLVIPNVMGIFAWSPPLDHLGNTVRGLQFCEELVSMFNFHRYDNLKHLSNKKDPRKHRYETKGLSIVNLLFSAASGDVTALRRHRLSGMDITLADYDGRTALHLAASEGHLECVKFLLEQCHVPHNPKDRWGNLPVDEAENFGHSHVVEFLRSWAEKADQSSEECKPEAVTSKTQADEVSSSSNSSSSPGSSPCASLSTEDLLGQNSRILNDFLKLNSNFTFQEICSTSDLETSPTTSPIPTPVESGSRAGSGRSSPVPSDAGSTASAGSSIDDKTKPGL; encoded by the exons ATGATAGCTATTACCATCCTT AAAAAACTGCGCGCTCCACCGCTTATGAACTTGGTGTTTGCCAATCGGAAGTTGTCCTTCTACGATACCAGTTCCACGCCCAAGACCAAAGAGGATAATGCCAAGCT CAGTCAGAGACGCCACTATTCGATGCGGCC CCATCgcgagcaggagcagcgaaATGCGGAGGATGTGCTATTCGACATGTTCGCCAGCGAGGAGACGGGCCTCATCTCGATGGGCAAGTTCCTGGCCGGGCTAAAGACCACCGGAATTCGCCGGAACGATCCGCGAGTGCGAGAACTGATGGACAACTTGAAGAAAGTGCACAAGCTGAATAACTACGAGACGGGTTCTTCGGCGGAAACTCAGCATCTCAATCGGGAGACCTTCAAGGC TGTGGTGGCCCCCAATATTGTGCTGATTGCCAAGGCCTTCCGGCAGCAGTTCGTGATCCCCGACTTTACGAGTTTCGTCAAGGACATCGAGGACATTTACAATCGCTGCAAGACCAACACTTTGGGCAAGTTGGCCGACTACATTCCCCAGCTGGCTCGCTATAATCCCGATTCCTGGGGCCTGAGCATCTGCACCATTGATGGTCAGCGCTTCTCCATCGGCGATGTGGATGTGCCCTTCACACTCCAGAGTTGCAGCAAGCCACTGACCTACGCCATTGCCCTGGAGAAACTGGGTCCCAAGGTCGTGCACTCGTATGTGGGCCAGGAGCCGAGTGGCAGGAACTTCAACGAACTTGTCCTGGATCAGAACA AAAAGCCACACAATCCAATGATCAACGCAGGTGCCATTCTGACCTGCTCCCTGATGAACGCCCTGGTCAAGCCGGACATGACCTCCGCTGAGATCTTCGACTACACCATGTCCTGGTTCAAGCGGCTGTCCGGCGGGGAGTATATCGGCTTTAACAACGCCGTATTCCTGTCCGAACGCGAGGCTGCCGATAGGAACTACGCCCTGGGCTTCTACATGCGGGAGAACAAGTGCTTCCCCAAGCGCACCAATCTTAAGGAGGTGATGGACTTCTACTTCCAGTGCTGCTCCATGGAGACCAATTGCGAGGCAATGTCCGTGATCGCAGCCAGTTTGGCCAATGGTGGCATCTGCCCCACCACCGAGGAGAAGGTGTTCCGGCCGGAGGTAATCCGGGATGTGCTCTCGATCATGCACTCATGCGGCACATACGACTACTCCGGACAGTTCGCCTTCAAGGTGGGTCTGCCAGCCAAGTCTGGAGTGAGTGGCGGCATGATGCTGGTCATCCCCAACGTAATGGGCATCTTTGCCTGGTCCCCGCCCTTGGATCACTTGGGTAATACAGTGAGAGGACTACAGTTTTGTGAGGAGCTGGTCTCCATGTTCAATTTCCATCGCTACGACAACCTGAAGCATCTGTCCAACAAGAAGGATCCGCGGAAGCACCGCTACGAGACCAAGGGTCTGTCCATCGTGAATCTGCTCTTTTCAGCTGCCAGCGGCGATGTTACGGCCTTGCGGCGTCATCGTCTCTCCGGAATGGATATCACCCTGGCCGACTACGATGGTCGCACTGCCCTCCATTTGGCTGCCTCCGAGGGACACTTGGAGTGCGTCAAGTTCCTGCTGGAACAGTGTCATGTACCCCACAACCCCAAGGATCGCTGGGGAAATCTGCCCGTGGATGAGGCAGAGAACTTCGGCCACAGCCACGTGGTGGAGTTCCTCCGCTCCTGGGCGGAGAAGGCCGACCAGTCCAGCGAGGAGTGCAAGCCAGAGGCGGTGACCAGCAAGACACAAGCGGATGAGGTCAGTTCAAGttcaaattcaagttcaagtCCAG GTTCAAGTCCATGTGCAAGTTTGTCGACGGAGGACCTTTTGGGGCAAAATTCAAGGATTCTAAATGACTTTCTCAAGCTGAATTCCAATTTCACCTTCCAGGAAATCTGCAGCACAAGCGACCTGGAGACCAGTCCGACAACCAGTCCCATTCCCACTCCCGTGGAATCCGGATCCAGGGCAGGATCAGGACGTTCCAGCCCGGTGCCATCGGATGCGGGCAGCACGGCGAGCGCCGGAAGCAGCATCGATGACAAAACCAAGCCGGGACTATAA
- the LOC6734204 gene encoding glutaminase liver isoform, mitochondrial isoform X20: MIAITILKKLRAPPLMNLVFANRKLSFYDTSSTPKTKEDNAKLHREQEQRNAEDVLFDMFASEETGLISMGKFLAGLKTTGIRRNDPRVRELMDNLKKVHKLNNYETGSSAETQHLNRETFKAVVAPNIVLIAKAFRQQFVIPDFTSFVKDIEDIYNRCKTNTLGKLADYIPQLARYNPDSWGLSICTIDGQRFSIGDVDVPFTLQSCSKPLTYAIALEKLGPKVVHSYVGQEPSGRNFNELVLDQNKKPHNPMINAGAILTCSLMNALVKPDMTSAEIFDYTMSWFKRLSGGEYIGFNNAVFLSEREAADRNYALGFYMRENKCFPKRTNLKEVMDFYFQCCSMETNCEAMSVIAASLANGGICPTTEEKVFRPEVIRDVLSIMHSCGTYDYSGQFAFKVGLPAKSGVSGGMMLVIPNVMGIFAWSPPLDHLGNTVRGLQFCEELVSMFNFHRYDNLKHLSNKKDPRKHRYETKGLSIVNLLFSAASGDVTALRRHRLSGMDITLADYDGRTALHLAASEGHLECVKFLLEQCHVPHNPKDRWGNLPVDEAENFGHSHVVEFLRSWAEKADQSSEECKPEAVTSKTQADEEICSTSDLETSPTTSPIPTPVESGSRAGSGRSSPVPSDAGSTASAGSSIDDKTKPGL, encoded by the exons ATGATAGCTATTACCATCCTT AAAAAACTGCGCGCTCCACCGCTTATGAACTTGGTGTTTGCCAATCGGAAGTTGTCCTTCTACGATACCAGTTCCACGCCCAAGACCAAAGAGGATAATGCCAAGCT CCATCgcgagcaggagcagcgaaATGCGGAGGATGTGCTATTCGACATGTTCGCCAGCGAGGAGACGGGCCTCATCTCGATGGGCAAGTTCCTGGCCGGGCTAAAGACCACCGGAATTCGCCGGAACGATCCGCGAGTGCGAGAACTGATGGACAACTTGAAGAAAGTGCACAAGCTGAATAACTACGAGACGGGTTCTTCGGCGGAAACTCAGCATCTCAATCGGGAGACCTTCAAGGC TGTGGTGGCCCCCAATATTGTGCTGATTGCCAAGGCCTTCCGGCAGCAGTTCGTGATCCCCGACTTTACGAGTTTCGTCAAGGACATCGAGGACATTTACAATCGCTGCAAGACCAACACTTTGGGCAAGTTGGCCGACTACATTCCCCAGCTGGCTCGCTATAATCCCGATTCCTGGGGCCTGAGCATCTGCACCATTGATGGTCAGCGCTTCTCCATCGGCGATGTGGATGTGCCCTTCACACTCCAGAGTTGCAGCAAGCCACTGACCTACGCCATTGCCCTGGAGAAACTGGGTCCCAAGGTCGTGCACTCGTATGTGGGCCAGGAGCCGAGTGGCAGGAACTTCAACGAACTTGTCCTGGATCAGAACA AAAAGCCACACAATCCAATGATCAACGCAGGTGCCATTCTGACCTGCTCCCTGATGAACGCCCTGGTCAAGCCGGACATGACCTCCGCTGAGATCTTCGACTACACCATGTCCTGGTTCAAGCGGCTGTCCGGCGGGGAGTATATCGGCTTTAACAACGCCGTATTCCTGTCCGAACGCGAGGCTGCCGATAGGAACTACGCCCTGGGCTTCTACATGCGGGAGAACAAGTGCTTCCCCAAGCGCACCAATCTTAAGGAGGTGATGGACTTCTACTTCCAGTGCTGCTCCATGGAGACCAATTGCGAGGCAATGTCCGTGATCGCAGCCAGTTTGGCCAATGGTGGCATCTGCCCCACCACCGAGGAGAAGGTGTTCCGGCCGGAGGTAATCCGGGATGTGCTCTCGATCATGCACTCATGCGGCACATACGACTACTCCGGACAGTTCGCCTTCAAGGTGGGTCTGCCAGCCAAGTCTGGAGTGAGTGGCGGCATGATGCTGGTCATCCCCAACGTAATGGGCATCTTTGCCTGGTCCCCGCCCTTGGATCACTTGGGTAATACAGTGAGAGGACTACAGTTTTGTGAGGAGCTGGTCTCCATGTTCAATTTCCATCGCTACGACAACCTGAAGCATCTGTCCAACAAGAAGGATCCGCGGAAGCACCGCTACGAGACCAAGGGTCTGTCCATCGTGAATCTGCTCTTTTCAGCTGCCAGCGGCGATGTTACGGCCTTGCGGCGTCATCGTCTCTCCGGAATGGATATCACCCTGGCCGACTACGATGGTCGCACTGCCCTCCATTTGGCTGCCTCCGAGGGACACTTGGAGTGCGTCAAGTTCCTGCTGGAACAGTGTCATGTACCCCACAACCCCAAGGATCGCTGGGGAAATCTGCCCGTGGATGAGGCAGAGAACTTCGGCCACAGCCACGTGGTGGAGTTCCTCCGCTCCTGGGCGGAGAAGGCCGACCAGTCCAGCGAGGAGTGCAAGCCAGAGGCGGTGACCAGCAAGACACAAGCGGATGAG GAAATCTGCAGCACAAGCGACCTGGAGACCAGTCCGACAACCAGTCCCATTCCCACTCCCGTGGAATCCGGATCCAGGGCAGGATCAGGACGTTCCAGCCCGGTGCCATCGGATGCGGGCAGCACGGCGAGCGCCGGAAGCAGCATCGATGACAAAACCAAGCCGGGACTATAA